One region of Bosea sp. 29B genomic DNA includes:
- a CDS encoding ABC transporter substrate-binding protein, protein MKGLASALALTTALLGALPAAAEISDGAVKIGVLTDMSGVYSDITGKGSITAARMAVEDCLKAECQGMKIEVVSADHQNKADVGSAITREWIDRQGVDVLADMSNASLQLAIPPLLKDKNRVGLFPGGTARLTGDACQPDHVVQWMWDTYVQVAGIANHLTKPGTKWYLVTADYALGHQLEADAKTLVTAKGGTYVGSVRHAFPAVDLSSQLLTAQGSGADLIALANAGGDTVAGIKTARDFGIGQDKQKLVAFFLTAMDVKSVGLASAQGTILTEGFYWDIDERTRAFSERFKAAHGAVPSAIQAGVYSSVRHYLKAVVAAKSDEAKTVIAKMRELPIEDEVVRNAKLREDGRMVHDFYVFQVKKPAESKGEWDLYDLVATIPGDQAFRPLAQSACPAIKK, encoded by the coding sequence ATGAAGGGTCTGGCCTCGGCGCTCGCTCTTACCACCGCATTGCTCGGCGCCCTGCCCGCCGCAGCCGAGATCTCGGACGGCGCCGTCAAGATCGGCGTGCTGACCGACATGTCCGGCGTCTATTCCGACATCACCGGTAAGGGCTCGATCACCGCTGCCCGCATGGCGGTCGAGGACTGCCTGAAGGCCGAATGCCAGGGCATGAAGATCGAGGTCGTTTCGGCCGACCACCAGAACAAGGCCGATGTCGGCTCGGCGATCACCCGCGAATGGATCGACCGGCAGGGCGTCGACGTCCTCGCCGACATGTCGAACGCCTCGCTGCAGCTCGCCATCCCGCCGCTGCTGAAGGACAAGAACCGGGTCGGCCTGTTCCCCGGTGGCACCGCGCGCCTGACCGGCGACGCCTGCCAGCCCGACCATGTCGTCCAGTGGATGTGGGACACCTATGTCCAGGTCGCAGGGATCGCCAACCACCTGACCAAGCCTGGCACCAAATGGTACCTGGTCACCGCCGACTACGCGCTCGGCCACCAGCTCGAAGCCGACGCCAAGACCCTCGTCACCGCCAAGGGCGGCACCTATGTCGGCTCGGTCCGGCACGCCTTCCCGGCGGTCGATCTCTCCTCGCAGCTTTTGACGGCGCAGGGCTCGGGCGCCGACCTGATCGCGCTCGCCAATGCCGGCGGCGACACCGTCGCCGGGATCAAGACGGCGCGCGATTTCGGCATCGGCCAGGACAAGCAGAAGCTGGTCGCCTTCTTCCTGACTGCGATGGACGTCAAGAGCGTGGGCCTCGCCTCGGCGCAGGGCACGATCCTGACCGAGGGCTTCTACTGGGATATCGACGAGCGCACCCGCGCCTTCTCCGAACGCTTCAAGGCGGCGCATGGCGCGGTGCCCTCGGCGATCCAGGCCGGCGTCTATTCCTCGGTCCGGCACTATCTCAAGGCGGTCGTCGCGGCGAAGTCGGACGAGGCCAAGACGGTGATCGCCAAGATGCGCGAGCTGCCGATCGAGGACGAGGTCGTGCGCAACGCCAAACTGCGTGAGGACGGGCGCATGGTCCACGACTTCTACGTCTTCCAGGTCAAGAAGCCGGCGGAGTCGAAGGGCGAATGGGACCTCTACGACCTCGTCGCCACCATCCCCGGCGATCAGGCCTTCCGCCCGCTCGCCCAGAGCGCCTGCCCGGCGATCAAGAAGTAG
- a CDS encoding ABC transporter ATP-binding protein → MAQDSGRLTQPPVVAVRGLTRRYGERTIIDGVDLDIGRGEFVALLGRSGSGKSTFLRALAGLDHGVPGSGRLGTPDAVSVVFQDARLLPWKTVVDNVSLGLKGQTPRERALHALAEVELTARARAWPMQLSGGEQQRAALARSLVREPELLLLDEPFGALDALTRLRMQALLLDLCARHRPAVLLVTHDVDEAIHLAQRVLVLDQGRFVVDLKVDLPSEAGPRQRRFAEVRSELLSSLGVTQEELRRVA, encoded by the coding sequence ATGGCGCAAGATTCTGGCCGACTGACCCAGCCGCCCGTCGTCGCGGTGCGCGGCCTCACCCGCCGCTATGGCGAGCGCACCATCATCGACGGTGTCGATCTCGACATCGGCCGCGGCGAGTTCGTCGCTTTGCTCGGCCGCTCCGGCTCCGGCAAGAGCACCTTCCTGCGGGCGCTGGCCGGGCTCGACCATGGCGTGCCCGGCTCCGGCCGGCTCGGCACGCCGGACGCGGTCTCGGTCGTCTTCCAGGATGCGCGGCTGCTGCCCTGGAAGACGGTCGTCGACAATGTCTCGCTCGGACTGAAGGGGCAGACGCCGCGCGAGCGCGCCCTGCATGCGCTCGCCGAGGTCGAGCTGACGGCGCGGGCGCGGGCCTGGCCGATGCAGCTCTCAGGCGGCGAGCAGCAGCGCGCAGCGCTGGCCCGTTCGCTGGTGCGCGAGCCCGAACTCCTGCTGCTCGACGAGCCCTTCGGCGCGCTCGATGCGCTGACCCGCCTGCGCATGCAGGCGCTTCTGCTCGATCTCTGCGCCCGCCATCGCCCGGCCGTGCTGCTCGTCACCCATGACGTCGACGAGGCGATCCATCTCGCCCAGCGCGTGCTGGTGCTCGATCAGGGCCGCTTCGTCGTCGACCTCAAGGTCGACCTGCCTTCCGAGGCGGGACCGCGGCAGCGGCGCTTCGCCGAGGTCCGCAGCGAGCTGCTGAGCAGCCTCGGCGTGACCCAGGAGGAGCTGCGCCGCGTCGCCTGA
- a CDS encoding ABC transporter permease, with protein sequence MADLSLTGGQSAVDPVWLKLARSQPATTVETPRRRRKLGPGRPIPYGAALGPALLLILWSIGSATGFIDDRILSAPWTVATTGWELIQDGRLQENLWTSFQRSFWGLFWGIVAGASLGVIAGLSRIGEYLVDGPIQIKRAIPALALIPLLMLWFGIGEGMKVLTIALITFAPIYIQTHDGLRSTDARFIELAETLDLSNGQFLRHVVLPAALPGFLLGLRFGVTYSWLALVVVEQVNATSGLGYMINLARTYGQTEVIILCLAVYAALGLSSDWLVRFITRKALPWRKILAD encoded by the coding sequence ATGGCCGATCTCTCGCTCACCGGCGGACAGAGCGCCGTCGATCCCGTCTGGCTCAAGCTCGCCCGCAGCCAGCCTGCTACCACCGTCGAAACGCCGCGCCGCCGGCGCAAGCTCGGCCCGGGCCGGCCGATTCCCTATGGCGCAGCGCTCGGGCCTGCCCTGCTGCTGATCCTCTGGAGCATCGGCTCGGCGACCGGCTTCATCGACGACCGCATCCTCTCGGCGCCCTGGACGGTGGCGACCACCGGCTGGGAGCTGATACAGGACGGGCGCCTGCAGGAGAACCTCTGGACCTCGTTCCAGCGCTCCTTCTGGGGGCTGTTCTGGGGCATCGTCGCCGGCGCCTCGCTCGGCGTCATCGCGGGCCTCAGCCGTATCGGCGAATACCTCGTCGACGGCCCGATCCAGATCAAGCGCGCCATCCCCGCCCTGGCGCTGATCCCGCTGCTGATGCTCTGGTTCGGCATTGGCGAGGGCATGAAGGTGCTGACCATCGCGCTGATCACCTTCGCACCGATCTACATCCAGACCCATGACGGGCTGCGCTCGACCGATGCCCGCTTCATCGAATTGGCCGAGACGCTCGATCTCTCCAACGGCCAGTTCCTGCGCCATGTCGTGCTGCCGGCGGCGCTTCCCGGCTTCCTGCTCGGCTTGCGCTTCGGCGTCACCTATTCCTGGCTCGCCCTCGTCGTGGTCGAGCAGGTCAATGCCACCTCCGGCCTCGGCTACATGATCAACCTCGCCCGCACCTATGGCCAGACCGAGGTCATCATCCTGTGCCTTGCCGTCTATGCCGCGCTCGGCCTGAGCTCGGACTGGCTCGTCCGCTTCATCACCCGAAAGGCTTTGCCATGGCGCAAGATTCTGGCCGACTGA
- a CDS encoding ABC transporter substrate-binding protein has product MKLTYLLPLAAALLASPAIAQPLAETAPIPERVPPGTTLVIGDPQTRVALTLSGELAKLPFKVEWANISGGPQTIEAFRAKALDIGSVADIPPIHAQWTGLEVRIVGAKFRRDPVGHPIYVIATAPGSGIAKLEDIKGRKIAFSPGQAQGALVLRVLKKLNLRHDEVQLVELPSVGDAYVNALASKLVDAAPIAEANKQRFVQNYARDGAKALPHGLRDDPAYLYVVKSSLEDPGKAAAIRAYVQAWGRAAKWIETHPEEWIKGYYVRDQGLKADSGRFLVESNGDPDVPLDWNGAIERQQETIDLLAAELKKPVLKAATLFDRRFEQVAGAAYQGE; this is encoded by the coding sequence ATGAAGCTGACTTACCTCCTGCCCCTTGCAGCCGCGCTGTTGGCCAGCCCCGCTATCGCCCAACCCTTGGCGGAGACCGCCCCCATTCCCGAGCGCGTCCCTCCGGGGACGACCCTGGTGATCGGCGATCCGCAAACCAGGGTCGCGCTCACTCTGTCGGGCGAACTCGCCAAGCTGCCCTTCAAGGTCGAGTGGGCCAACATCTCCGGCGGCCCGCAGACGATCGAGGCCTTCCGGGCCAAGGCGCTGGACATCGGCTCGGTCGCGGACATCCCGCCGATTCATGCGCAATGGACCGGGCTTGAAGTCAGGATCGTCGGCGCCAAGTTCCGACGCGATCCGGTCGGGCATCCGATCTATGTGATCGCCACGGCGCCGGGCTCGGGCATTGCGAAGCTCGAGGACATCAAGGGCCGCAAGATCGCCTTCAGCCCCGGCCAGGCCCAAGGCGCGCTGGTGTTGCGCGTGCTGAAGAAGCTGAACCTCCGACATGACGAGGTCCAGCTCGTCGAACTGCCGAGCGTCGGCGACGCCTATGTCAACGCACTCGCCAGCAAGCTCGTCGACGCCGCGCCGATCGCGGAAGCGAACAAGCAGCGCTTCGTCCAGAATTATGCGCGGGACGGCGCCAAGGCGCTGCCGCACGGCCTGCGCGACGATCCGGCCTATCTCTATGTGGTGAAGAGCTCGCTGGAGGATCCCGGCAAGGCGGCGGCGATCCGCGCCTATGTCCAGGCCTGGGGCCGTGCCGCAAAATGGATCGAGACCCATCCCGAGGAGTGGATTAAGGGCTATTACGTTAGGGATCAGGGCCTGAAGGCCGATTCCGGCCGCTTCCTGGTCGAATCCAACGGCGATCCCGATGTTCCGCTCGACTGGAACGGGGCGATCGAGCGCCAGCAGGAAACCATCGACCTCCTCGCCGCCGAACTGAAGAAGCCCGTGCTCAAGGCGGCGACGCTGTTCGACCGGCGCTTCGAACAGGTCGCCGGCGCGGCCTATCAGGGAGAATGA
- a CDS encoding LLM class flavin-dependent oxidoreductase: MSNAGRQLTLNLFIYPGGHHEAAWRYKDSAPERVLDIRYYQELAQKAEAAKFDAIFFADGPSLPENVRYSSRVRFEPITWLTAIAAATEKIGLIGTASTTYNEPYNLARLFASLDHISGGRAGWNIVTTSDAGAAHNFGLPEHPPHGERYEMAREFLNVVTRLWDSWEDDALVADPQSGVFADADKVHRIDHVGKHYRVRGPLNVSRSPQGRPVYVQAGSSEDGRSFAAQFAEAIFTAHQTLASAQEFYSDIKTRAVALGRRPDHLRVLPGISPFLGSTQAEAKRLEEEIDDLIQPAASLDQLKRMIGVDLGGYDLDGPVPRHIIDTSGPKGLASRFQLVVDIVDRENPTIRQLIRRLAGARGHRVVVGTPEHVANEIQTWFEQGAADGFNVMPPWLTGGFDSFVSEVVPILRKRGLFRQEYSGTTLRDHYGLPRPESLFATEQRQSA; this comes from the coding sequence ATGTCCAATGCCGGCCGCCAACTCACGCTCAACCTGTTCATCTATCCCGGCGGCCACCATGAGGCGGCCTGGCGCTACAAGGATTCCGCGCCGGAGCGCGTGCTCGACATCCGCTACTATCAGGAGCTGGCGCAGAAGGCGGAGGCCGCGAAGTTCGACGCGATCTTCTTCGCCGACGGGCCGTCGCTGCCGGAGAATGTGCGCTACTCCTCGCGCGTTCGCTTCGAGCCGATCACCTGGCTGACCGCGATCGCCGCGGCCACCGAGAAGATCGGCCTGATCGGCACGGCCTCGACGACCTATAACGAGCCTTACAATCTCGCACGCCTGTTCGCCTCGCTCGACCATATCAGCGGCGGCCGCGCCGGCTGGAACATCGTCACCACCAGCGATGCCGGGGCCGCTCATAATTTCGGGCTGCCGGAGCATCCGCCACATGGCGAGCGCTACGAAATGGCCCGCGAGTTCCTGAATGTCGTCACCAGGCTCTGGGATAGCTGGGAGGACGACGCCCTCGTCGCCGATCCGCAGAGCGGCGTCTTTGCGGATGCCGACAAGGTCCATCGCATCGACCATGTCGGCAAGCATTACCGCGTCCGCGGGCCGCTCAACGTCTCGCGCTCGCCGCAGGGTCGGCCGGTCTATGTCCAGGCCGGCTCTTCAGAAGATGGCCGCTCCTTCGCGGCCCAGTTCGCCGAGGCGATCTTCACCGCTCACCAGACGCTTGCCAGCGCGCAGGAGTTCTATTCCGACATCAAGACCCGTGCGGTGGCGCTCGGACGCCGGCCGGATCACCTGCGCGTCCTGCCGGGGATCAGCCCGTTCCTCGGCTCGACGCAGGCCGAGGCGAAGCGGCTGGAGGAGGAGATCGACGATCTGATCCAGCCGGCCGCCTCGCTCGACCAGCTCAAGCGCATGATCGGCGTCGACCTCGGCGGCTATGATCTCGACGGGCCCGTGCCGCGCCACATCATCGACACCAGCGGGCCGAAGGGGCTGGCGAGCCGCTTCCAGCTCGTCGTCGACATCGTCGACCGCGAGAATCCGACGATCCGCCAGCTGATCCGGCGCCTTGCCGGCGCGCGCGGCCATCGTGTCGTCGTCGGCACGCCCGAGCATGTCGCGAACGAGATTCAGACCTGGTTCGAGCAGGGCGCGGCCGACGGCTTCAACGTCATGCCGCCTTGGCTGACCGGCGGCTTCGACAGCTTCGTCTCCGAGGTCGTGCCGATCCTGCGCAAGCGCGGCCTGTTCAGGCAGGAATACTCCGGCACGACGCTGCGCGACCATTACGGGCTGCCGCGGCCGGAGAGCCTCTTCGCTACGGAGCAGCGCCAGAGCGCCTGA
- a CDS encoding TIGR02300 family protein, producing the protein MAKPELGTKRVCPVTGRKFYDLDKDPIVSPYTGQSYPRSLFEPQAKAAAAVPAAKPADDEDETEAADGAVELVSLDDADAEAAEKEPVVTSDDDIEIEDDADASDDDDTFLEEDEEGDDDVSDLIDGDIEGDEDA; encoded by the coding sequence GTGGCGAAACCGGAACTTGGTACCAAGCGCGTTTGCCCGGTCACGGGCCGCAAATTCTACGATCTCGACAAGGATCCGATCGTCTCGCCCTATACCGGCCAGTCCTATCCGCGCTCGCTGTTCGAGCCACAGGCCAAGGCGGCGGCAGCGGTTCCGGCGGCCAAGCCGGCGGACGACGAGGATGAGACGGAGGCCGCCGACGGCGCGGTCGAGCTCGTCTCGCTCGACGACGCCGATGCCGAGGCTGCCGAGAAGGAGCCAGTGGTCACCAGCGACGACGACATCGAGATCGAGGATGACGCCGACGCCAGCGACGACGACGACACCTTCCTGGAAGAGGACGAGGAAGGCGACGACGACGTCTCCGACCTGATCGATGGCGACATCGAAGGCGACGAAGACGCCTGA
- the cmk gene encoding (d)CMP kinase translates to MVIAVDGPAASGKGTLARRLATHYGLPYLDTGLLYRMVARTMLDAGEPLDDAQAAAASALGFDDATIDESRLRGREIGEAASVVAAIPAVRHALIDRQRRFAAAASGAVLDGRDIGTVICPEATVKLFVTATPEVRAARRHKELAGRGEAATLDGILADIRRRDARDSGRGDAPLKAAEDAVQLDTSALGVEEAFQAALAIVEDRRRG, encoded by the coding sequence CTGGTCATCGCCGTCGATGGGCCGGCAGCCTCCGGCAAGGGCACCTTGGCGCGCCGGCTCGCCACTCATTACGGCCTGCCCTATCTCGACACCGGCCTGCTCTACCGCATGGTCGCCCGCACCATGCTCGATGCCGGCGAGCCGCTCGACGATGCGCAGGCCGCAGCGGCGAGCGCCCTGGGCTTCGACGATGCGACGATCGACGAATCGCGGCTGCGTGGCCGCGAGATCGGCGAGGCCGCCTCGGTGGTGGCGGCGATCCCCGCTGTCCGGCATGCGCTGATCGACCGGCAGCGCCGCTTTGCCGCGGCCGCTTCCGGGGCCGTGCTCGACGGGCGCGATATCGGCACGGTGATCTGCCCTGAGGCGACGGTGAAGCTCTTCGTCACCGCGACCCCCGAGGTCCGTGCCGCGCGCCGGCACAAGGAACTGGCGGGGCGGGGCGAGGCCGCTACGCTCGACGGCATCCTGGCTGATATCCGCCGGCGCGATGCCAGGGATTCAGGCCGGGGCGACGCGCCGCTGAAGGCGGCGGAGGATGCGGTGCAGCTCGACACCTCGGCGCTCGGCGTCGAGGAGGCCTTCCAGGCGGCGCTCGCCATCGTCGAGGATCGCCGGCGCGGATAA
- a CDS encoding DUF1194 domain-containing protein, translating into MRRWLFGLFCLAAAGAWPASAPDAQQASTPPEEVDVALVLAVDVSYSMDLDELALQRNGYIEAFRSKLLHEAIAKGAIGKIAVTYFEWAGGDFQHIVRPWTVIETPQSAIAFAEELGEAPTRRGRRTSISGAIDLAVSLLEKSNVTPLRRVIDISGDGANNDGRPVTAARDAARDKGISINGLPVMLKQASYFDIDNLDVYYEDCVVTGVGAFVIPIRERHQFVDATRTKLVREIAELPASGPDALIQKAQAKPPRISCMQGERQWRDRMGN; encoded by the coding sequence ATGCGGCGTTGGCTGTTCGGTCTCTTTTGTCTCGCCGCCGCCGGAGCCTGGCCCGCATCGGCGCCCGATGCGCAGCAGGCGAGCACGCCGCCCGAGGAGGTCGATGTCGCTCTCGTCCTGGCAGTCGACGTCTCCTATTCCATGGACCTCGACGAACTCGCTCTGCAGCGCAACGGCTATATCGAGGCCTTTCGCTCGAAGTTGTTGCACGAGGCCATCGCGAAGGGGGCGATCGGCAAGATCGCCGTCACCTATTTCGAATGGGCGGGCGGCGACTTCCAGCACATCGTCAGGCCCTGGACGGTCATCGAGACCCCGCAATCGGCGATCGCCTTCGCCGAGGAGCTCGGCGAGGCGCCGACCCGGCGCGGCCGGCGCACCTCGATCTCCGGCGCGATCGATCTCGCCGTATCCCTGCTCGAGAAGAGCAATGTCACGCCGCTGCGCCGCGTCATCGACATCTCCGGCGACGGCGCCAACAATGACGGGCGCCCCGTGACCGCGGCCCGCGACGCCGCGCGCGACAAGGGCATCTCCATCAACGGCCTGCCGGTGATGCTGAAGCAGGCGAGCTATTTCGACATCGACAATCTCGACGTCTACTACGAGGACTGCGTCGTCACCGGCGTCGGCGCCTTCGTCATCCCGATTCGCGAGCGCCACCAGTTCGTCGATGCGACGCGGACCAAGCTGGTGCGCGAGATCGCCGAGCTGCCGGCCTCGGGGCCCGACGCGCTGATCCAGAAGGCGCAGGCCAAGCCGCCGCGCATCTCCTGCATGCAGGGCGAGCGGCAATGGCGCGACCGGATGGGGAACTGA
- a CDS encoding multidrug effflux MFS transporter produces the protein MPLRPDTLAMTAVLAMLTALGPLSTDFYLPSLPEIARVMGTDFAGAQATLSAFLFGYAAGQIIWGPLSDRLGRRPVLMIGLGLFIATTLACAFAPSIEALIGARFAQAVGASGPIVLGRAMVRDLYEGPRAGRELARMGMIMGLVPAIAPVLGGLLQNAFGWRSTFLASLVFALTMLAIIVTIMPETLRRRSPDGLSLPAIFRGYRLLLGNPAYRVYVALTSLAYAGLFAFISGSSYVLMGVYGLTAPAYGLSFGCAVLGFILGTIIAQRLVGRRGLDGVIGLGVVCLAAGGLAMLAGVATGFGGPFGVVAPMALYACGVGLVMPQAQASAMMPFPDRAGAASSLTGLCQMLLAACVGLLVGHLLKGSALPMPAVMSVIGVATLIVFRASAATRKGKT, from the coding sequence ATGCCCCTGCGCCCCGACACGCTGGCGATGACCGCCGTCCTCGCCATGCTGACGGCGCTCGGCCCGCTCTCGACCGATTTCTATCTGCCCTCGCTCCCCGAGATCGCGCGGGTGATGGGCACGGATTTCGCCGGTGCGCAGGCGACGCTCTCGGCCTTCCTGTTCGGCTATGCCGCCGGCCAGATCATCTGGGGGCCGCTCTCGGACCGGCTCGGCCGCCGGCCGGTGCTGATGATCGGCCTCGGCCTCTTCATCGCCACCACGCTCGCCTGCGCCTTCGCACCCTCGATCGAGGCACTGATCGGCGCCCGCTTCGCCCAGGCGGTCGGGGCCTCCGGTCCGATCGTGCTCGGCCGCGCCATGGTCCGCGATCTCTACGAGGGACCCAGGGCCGGCCGCGAGCTCGCCCGGATGGGCATGATCATGGGCCTCGTCCCGGCGATCGCTCCCGTGCTCGGCGGCTTGCTGCAGAACGCCTTCGGCTGGCGCTCGACCTTCCTGGCCTCGCTCGTCTTCGCACTCACCATGCTCGCCATCATCGTGACGATCATGCCGGAGACGCTGCGCCGGCGCTCGCCCGACGGCCTGTCGCTACCGGCGATCTTCCGCGGTTACAGGCTGCTGCTGGGCAACCCGGCCTACCGGGTCTATGTCGCCCTGACCTCGCTGGCCTATGCCGGCCTCTTCGCCTTCATCTCCGGCTCGTCCTATGTGCTGATGGGAGTCTACGGACTGACGGCGCCCGCCTATGGCCTGTCCTTCGGCTGCGCCGTGCTCGGCTTCATCCTGGGCACGATCATCGCGCAGCGCCTGGTCGGCCGCCGCGGCCTCGACGGCGTGATCGGGCTCGGCGTCGTCTGCCTCGCCGCCGGCGGGCTCGCGATGCTGGCCGGCGTCGCCACCGGCTTCGGCGGGCCGTTCGGGGTCGTCGCGCCGATGGCGCTCTATGCCTGCGGCGTCGGCCTCGTCATGCCGCAGGCGCAGGCATCGGCGATGATGCCATTCCCGGACCGGGCCGGCGCGGCCTCCTCGCTGACCGGCCTCTGCCAGATGCTGCTCGCAGCCTGCGTCGGCCTGCTCGTCGGCCATCTGCTCAAGGGCAGCGCGCTGCCGATGCCTGCCGTGATGTCGGTGATCGGGGTGGCGACGCTGATCGTCTTCCGCGCCAGTGCCGCGACCCGCAAGGGCAAGACCTGA
- a CDS encoding sodium:proton antiporter, giving the protein MLTKLAGAALLFALFPEAAFAAGDIGGATMGVAWALPFAGMLLSIALGPVLFPHLWELNYGKFAAFWAVLVVVPLVLFRGVDPALGAILHTALLDYIPFIILLFALFTIAGGILITGNLHGTPATNTALLAIGTLLASFVGTTGASIIMIRPVLRANDDRRFNVHVVVFFIFLVSNIGGSLTPLGDPPLFLGFLRGVSFFWTTTHLLPETVFAVVVLLALFYALDSWFFRKEENFPPLRDPTPDRAIKLFGKINILLLGGVILAILMSASWKPGVAFTIHGVAVEWQNLARDLILLVLAGLSLALTPKPVRAGNEFSWGPIKEVAKLFAGIFACIIPVLAMLQAGRNGAFAPLVALVSNADGSANNTAYFWLTGALSSFLDNAPTYLVFFELAGGDPKVLMTTGALTLTAISAGAVFMGANSYIGNAPNFMVYAIAKDRKVAMPSFFGYMLWSGAILIPLFVLQTLIFFR; this is encoded by the coding sequence ATGCTGACGAAGCTTGCCGGCGCGGCGCTCCTGTTCGCCCTTTTTCCTGAAGCTGCCTTCGCTGCCGGCGATATCGGCGGCGCCACCATGGGCGTCGCCTGGGCCCTGCCCTTCGCCGGCATGCTGCTCTCGATCGCGCTCGGGCCCGTGCTGTTCCCGCATCTCTGGGAGTTGAACTACGGCAAGTTTGCTGCCTTCTGGGCTGTGCTTGTGGTGGTGCCGCTCGTCCTGTTCCGCGGCGTCGACCCGGCGCTCGGCGCAATCCTGCACACTGCGCTGCTCGACTACATCCCCTTCATCATCCTGCTCTTTGCGCTGTTCACCATCGCCGGCGGCATCCTGATTACCGGCAACCTGCACGGCACACCGGCGACCAACACAGCCCTGCTCGCGATCGGCACGCTGCTGGCGAGCTTCGTCGGCACCACCGGCGCCTCGATCATCATGATCCGTCCGGTGCTGCGAGCGAACGACGACCGGCGCTTCAACGTCCATGTCGTCGTCTTCTTCATCTTCCTGGTCTCCAATATCGGGGGATCATTGACGCCGCTCGGCGACCCGCCGCTCTTCCTCGGCTTCCTGCGCGGCGTCTCCTTCTTCTGGACGACGACGCATCTGCTGCCGGAGACCGTGTTCGCGGTCGTCGTCCTGCTCGCTCTGTTCTACGCGCTCGACAGCTGGTTCTTCCGCAAGGAGGAGAATTTCCCGCCGCTGCGCGACCCGACGCCGGACCGCGCCATCAAGCTGTTCGGCAAAATCAACATCCTGCTTCTCGGCGGCGTCATCCTCGCCATCCTGATGTCGGCGAGCTGGAAGCCGGGCGTCGCCTTCACCATCCACGGCGTCGCCGTCGAATGGCAGAATCTGGCGCGCGACCTCATCCTGCTGGTGCTGGCAGGCCTCTCGCTGGCATTGACACCGAAGCCGGTGCGGGCCGGTAACGAATTCAGCTGGGGACCGATCAAGGAGGTCGCCAAGCTCTTTGCCGGCATCTTCGCCTGCATCATCCCGGTGCTGGCGATGCTGCAGGCAGGCCGCAACGGCGCCTTCGCGCCGCTCGTCGCCCTCGTCAGCAATGCCGATGGCAGCGCCAACAACACCGCCTATTTCTGGCTGACCGGCGCGCTTTCTTCGTTCCTCGACAACGCTCCGACCTATCTCGTCTTCTTCGAGCTCGCCGGCGGCGATCCCAAGGTGCTGATGACGACCGGGGCGCTGACGCTGACCGCGATCTCGGCCGGCGCGGTCTTCATGGGCGCCAACTCCTATATCGGCAACGCCCCCAACTTCATGGTCTATGCCATCGCCAAGGACCGGAAGGTCGCGATGCCGAGCTTCTTCGGCTACATGCTCTGGTCGGGCGCGATCCTGATCCCGCTCTTCGTGCTGCAGACGCTGATCTTCTTCCGCTAG
- a CDS encoding DUF2867 domain-containing protein, giving the protein MGSDRKPQVLRTPPPSESVVASWYEKANLLDSYSIDLSASEQASIRELATRALVNPPAWQKALIALRDAMVTPFGIKTSDTVRTSQDSLDRVDFFPVHWEGKDEIVLGTDDRHLDFRLSLLRRHSPTGASLIATTVVRTHNALGFTYLNLIRPFHHLVVRANLARCA; this is encoded by the coding sequence ATGGGCTCGGATCGCAAACCGCAGGTCCTTCGGACGCCGCCGCCATCGGAAAGTGTCGTTGCGAGCTGGTATGAGAAAGCCAATTTGCTCGATAGCTACAGCATCGACTTGAGCGCATCGGAGCAGGCGAGCATACGCGAGCTGGCGACGCGGGCGCTCGTCAATCCACCCGCTTGGCAAAAGGCATTGATCGCGCTGCGCGACGCCATGGTTACACCCTTTGGCATCAAGACCTCCGATACGGTCAGGACGTCCCAGGACAGCCTTGATCGGGTGGATTTCTTTCCGGTGCACTGGGAGGGCAAGGACGAGATCGTGCTCGGTACGGACGACCGGCACCTCGACTTCCGGCTGTCGCTGCTTCGGCGTCATTCTCCGACAGGCGCGTCGCTCATCGCGACAACCGTCGTGCGGACCCATAATGCTTTGGGCTTCACCTATCTCAACCTGATCAGGCCTTTTCATCATCTTGTGGTCAGAGCCAACCTGGCACGCTGCGCCTGA